In Drosophila willistoni isolate 14030-0811.24 unplaced genomic scaffold, UCI_dwil_1.1 Seg748, whole genome shotgun sequence, a genomic segment contains:
- the LOC124461929 gene encoding uncharacterized protein LOC124461929, translating to MKEQLDRRLVLLHEHHALIRLFKSALERIANDDYKVVIKADKRPSGTHERTFNAPTVDEVAILIVGEQLEKRDIVLTRRDTGQLQQISETHRSYDALQYPLMFWQGEDGYYFNIKLINSLNGEETAKKVSSMNYYAYRLMIRQNADNYLLRRTLVAHVICMNMHKMQ from the exons ATGAAAGAACAACTTGATCGACGCCTAGTTCTGCTTCATGAACATCATGCGTTGATCAGGTTGTTTAAGAGTGCTTTAGAGCGCATTGCAAATGATGACTATAAAGTTGTCATCAAAGCAGATAAACGACCATCTGGAACACACGAACGCACATTTAATGCTCCAACAGTAGACGAAGTTGCTATCCTGATTGTTGGTGAACAATTGGAAAAACGCGATATTGTGCTTACACGTCGCGATACTGGGCAACTACAACAAATATCTGAAACTCATCGATCATATGACGCATTGCAATACCCACTAATGTTTTGGCAAGGAGAAGATggatattattttaatattaaattgataAATTCATTGAATG gtGAAGAAACTGCAAAGAAAGTTAGCTCAATGAATTATTATGCATATCGTTTGATGATTCGTCAAAATGCTGACAACTATTTGCTGCGACGTACATTGGTAGCCCACGTCATATGCATGAATATGCACAAGATGCAATGA